One window of Arvicola amphibius chromosome 6, mArvAmp1.2, whole genome shotgun sequence genomic DNA carries:
- the Tmem52 gene encoding transmembrane protein 52 isoform X1: MAPGPPVTQGLLLLLPLLPLSQVTLGSADGNCDPSDQCRCPRRCPPQARWSSLWHVGLILLAIFLMLLCGVTASCVRFCCLRKQPHTQTHMPPAWQPCDLTVIPVDSDSPAHSTVTSYSSVQYPLGMQLPLSFGEPDPDSMVPPTYSLYASELPPSYDEAVRMTKAREEAVASGKRNSLPEALGLETTPGHQEPGPSAQQP, encoded by the exons ATGGCCCCCGGGCCGCCAGTCACACAGggcctcttgctgctgctgcctctcctgcctctgtcgCAG GTGACGCTGGGTTCCGCGGACGGCAACTGTGACCCCTCGGACCA GTGCCGCTGTCCCCGCAGGTGCCCGCCCCAGGCCCGCTGGAGCAGCCTATGGCATGTGGG GCTTATCCTGCTTGCCATATTCCTGATGCTTCTGTGTGGGGTCACGGCCAGCTGTGTACGGTTCTGCTGTCTGAGGAAGCAGCcgcacacccagacacacatgccaCCAGCATGGCAGCCCTGTGACCTGACAGTCATCCCTGTGGACAGTGACAGCCCCGCACACAGCACTGTAACCT CCTACAGTTCCGTGCAGTACCCACTGGGCATGCAGTTGCCCCTGTCCTTTGGGGAGCCGGACCCTGACTCCATGGTCCCTCCCACCTACAGCTTGTATGCTTCCGAGCTGCCGCCCTCCTATGATGAGGCTGTGAGGATGACAAAGGCCAGAGAGGAAGCAGTGGCCTCTGGGAAACGTAACTCTCTGCCTGAGGCCTTGGGGCTAGAGACTACTCCAGGGCACCAAGAGCCAGGCCCCAGTGCCCAGCAGCCCTAG
- the Tmem52 gene encoding transmembrane protein 52 isoform X2: protein MAPGPPVTQGLLLLLPLLPLSQVTLGSADGNCDPSDQCPPQARWSSLWHVGLILLAIFLMLLCGVTASCVRFCCLRKQPHTQTHMPPAWQPCDLTVIPVDSDSPAHSTVTSYSSVQYPLGMQLPLSFGEPDPDSMVPPTYSLYASELPPSYDEAVRMTKAREEAVASGKRNSLPEALGLETTPGHQEPGPSAQQP from the exons ATGGCCCCCGGGCCGCCAGTCACACAGggcctcttgctgctgctgcctctcctgcctctgtcgCAG GTGACGCTGGGTTCCGCGGACGGCAACTGTGACCCCTCGGACCA GTGCCCGCCCCAGGCCCGCTGGAGCAGCCTATGGCATGTGGG GCTTATCCTGCTTGCCATATTCCTGATGCTTCTGTGTGGGGTCACGGCCAGCTGTGTACGGTTCTGCTGTCTGAGGAAGCAGCcgcacacccagacacacatgccaCCAGCATGGCAGCCCTGTGACCTGACAGTCATCCCTGTGGACAGTGACAGCCCCGCACACAGCACTGTAACCT CCTACAGTTCCGTGCAGTACCCACTGGGCATGCAGTTGCCCCTGTCCTTTGGGGAGCCGGACCCTGACTCCATGGTCCCTCCCACCTACAGCTTGTATGCTTCCGAGCTGCCGCCCTCCTATGATGAGGCTGTGAGGATGACAAAGGCCAGAGAGGAAGCAGTGGCCTCTGGGAAACGTAACTCTCTGCCTGAGGCCTTGGGGCTAGAGACTACTCCAGGGCACCAAGAGCCAGGCCCCAGTGCCCAGCAGCCCTAG